A stretch of Bradyrhizobium sp. AZCC 2262 DNA encodes these proteins:
- a CDS encoding DUF1007 family protein translates to MRGLLGLFVLIGVAFGAAAAQAHPHVWITARSEVVYAPDGSITGVRHAWTFDEMFTTYALQGLATKTKGVYTREELAPLAQTNVESLKEFNFFTFARADGKKEKFVEPVDYFLEYRDSELTLHFTLPVKTPFKAKQTALEVFDPSYFIDFKFDDKDPVKLNGAPDACKMQFQRPNDGTANAQRLNEQNFMNGDNSNYGAMFANKIMVDCP, encoded by the coding sequence ATGCGCGGGTTACTCGGTCTGTTCGTGCTCATCGGCGTCGCGTTCGGCGCCGCTGCGGCGCAGGCCCATCCGCATGTCTGGATCACCGCCAGGAGCGAGGTGGTCTATGCGCCCGATGGCTCGATCACGGGCGTCCGCCACGCCTGGACGTTTGACGAGATGTTCACGACCTACGCGCTGCAGGGCCTCGCGACCAAAACCAAGGGGGTCTACACCCGCGAAGAGCTGGCGCCGCTGGCGCAGACCAATGTCGAATCGCTGAAGGAGTTTAACTTCTTCACCTTCGCCCGGGCCGACGGCAAGAAGGAGAAGTTTGTCGAGCCGGTGGATTATTTCCTCGAATACAGGGATAGCGAGCTGACGCTGCATTTCACGCTGCCGGTCAAGACGCCGTTCAAGGCGAAGCAGACCGCGCTTGAGGTCTTCGACCCGTCCTACTTCATCGACTTCAAGTTCGACGACAAGGATCCGGTCAAGCTCAACGGTGCGCCCGACGCCTGCAAGATGCAGTTCCAGCGGCCGAACGACGGCACCGCCAATGCCCAACGCCTGAACGAACAGAATTTCATGAACGGCGACAATTCCAACTATGGCGCGATGTTCGCCAACAAGATCATGGTCGATTGCCCGTGA
- a CDS encoding homospermidine synthase, with protein MSPSSQILAKISGPIVMVGFGSIGKGTLPMIERHLDYDKSRITVIDPKDEGRKAHCEKHNVRFIQKGVTKDNYRELLTPLLTEGGGQGFCVNLSVDTGSTDIMELCNELGALYIDTVNEPWLGFYFDSSKGPEARSNYALREVTLAAKKARPAGSTTAVSCCGANPGMVSFFVKQALLNVAADLKLNAPKPKTKAEWADLMRQAGIKGIHIAERDTQRSKSPKEPDVFVNTWSVEGFLSEGVQPSELGWGTHEKWMPENARTHEAGCGAAIYLMQPGANTRVRTWCPTRGAQYGFLVTHNESISISDYFTVRDASGTAVYRPTCHYAYHPADDAVLSLHEMFGRAAKMQEKHHILDENEIVDGIDELGVLLFGHDNNAYWYGSQLSIEETRRLAPYQNATGLQVTSAVLGGMVWALENPNEGIVEADEMDFDRLLEIQLPYLGPVRGFYTDWTPLTDRPGLFPEDIDTSDPWQFRNVLVR; from the coding sequence ATGAGCCCGTCCTCGCAAATCCTTGCGAAAATTTCCGGCCCCATCGTCATGGTCGGCTTCGGCTCGATCGGCAAAGGCACGTTGCCAATGATCGAGCGGCATCTCGATTACGACAAGTCGCGCATCACCGTGATCGATCCCAAGGACGAGGGCCGCAAGGCGCATTGCGAGAAGCACAATGTACGCTTCATCCAGAAGGGCGTGACCAAGGACAATTATCGCGAGTTGCTGACCCCGCTGCTCACTGAAGGCGGCGGCCAGGGCTTTTGCGTCAATCTCTCGGTCGATACCGGCTCCACCGACATCATGGAGCTCTGCAACGAACTTGGCGCTCTCTATATCGACACCGTCAACGAGCCCTGGCTCGGCTTCTATTTCGATTCCTCGAAGGGCCCGGAAGCGCGCTCCAACTACGCCCTTCGCGAAGTGACGCTGGCCGCCAAGAAGGCGCGCCCCGCGGGCTCGACGACGGCCGTCTCGTGCTGTGGCGCCAATCCCGGCATGGTCTCCTTTTTCGTCAAGCAGGCGCTGCTCAATGTTGCCGCTGATCTGAAACTCAATGCCCCCAAGCCGAAGACCAAGGCCGAATGGGCGGACTTGATGCGGCAGGCCGGCATCAAGGGCATCCACATCGCCGAACGCGACACCCAGCGCTCCAAGTCGCCAAAAGAGCCTGATGTCTTCGTCAACACCTGGTCGGTGGAAGGCTTCCTGTCGGAAGGCGTACAGCCGTCCGAACTCGGCTGGGGCACCCATGAAAAATGGATGCCCGAGAATGCGCGTACCCACGAAGCCGGCTGCGGCGCCGCCATCTATCTGATGCAGCCCGGCGCCAACACGCGCGTGCGCACCTGGTGCCCGACGCGCGGCGCGCAGTATGGCTTCCTCGTCACCCACAACGAGTCGATCTCGATCTCCGATTACTTCACGGTGCGCGACGCATCGGGCACGGCGGTCTATCGGCCGACCTGCCACTATGCCTATCATCCGGCTGACGATGCCGTGCTGTCGCTGCATGAAATGTTCGGCCGGGCAGCGAAGATGCAGGAAAAGCACCACATCCTCGATGAGAACGAAATCGTCGATGGCATCGACGAGCTCGGCGTGCTGCTGTTCGGCCATGACAACAATGCCTACTGGTACGGCTCGCAGCTCTCCATCGAAGAGACCCGCAGACTCGCGCCCTATCAGAACGCCACCGGCCTGCAAGTGACCTCCGCCGTGCTCGGCGGCATGGTGTGGGCGCTGGAAAACCCGAACGAAGGCATCGTCGAAGCCGACGAGATGGACTTCGATCGCCTGCTGGAAATCCAGCTGCCGTATCTCGGCCCGGTGAGAGGTTTTTACACCGACTGGACGCCGCTCACCGACCGGCCGGGACTGTTCCCGGAGGATATCGATACCTCGGATCCCTGGCAGTTCAGGAACGTCCTGGTCCGGTAA
- a CDS encoding type III PLP-dependent enzyme translates to MTERIQEFLRNRRSEGQDTEPCLVVDLEVVRDNYQTFAKALPDSRVFYAVKANPAPEVLQLLASMGSCFDTATVAEIEMALAAGATPDRVSYGNTIKKERDIARAFALGIRLFAVDCAAEVEKVARAAPGAKVFCRILYDCAGAEWPLSRKFGCDPEMAVEVLDLAKRLGLEPCGISFHVGSQQRKVKAWDRALAMASTVFRDCAERGISLSMVNMGGGFPTRYLKDVPPVVQYGRSIFRALRKHFGNQIPETIIEPGRGMVGNAGIIETEVVLISKKSDEDEVRWVYLDIGKFGGLAETMDESIRYAIRTPHDGADMTPCVLAGPTCDSADVLYEKMPYPLPVTLEIGDKLLIEGTGAYTSTYSSVAFNGIPPLRTYHI, encoded by the coding sequence ATGACCGAACGTATTCAGGAATTCCTGCGCAACCGCCGCAGCGAGGGCCAGGACACCGAGCCGTGCCTCGTGGTCGACCTCGAAGTCGTGCGCGACAACTACCAGACCTTTGCGAAGGCCTTGCCGGACAGCCGCGTGTTCTACGCGGTGAAGGCAAATCCGGCGCCCGAAGTGCTGCAGCTTTTGGCCTCGATGGGCTCGTGCTTCGACACGGCCACCGTCGCCGAAATCGAAATGGCGCTGGCCGCAGGTGCGACGCCGGACCGTGTCTCCTATGGCAATACGATCAAGAAGGAGCGCGACATCGCGCGCGCCTTCGCGCTCGGCATTCGCCTGTTCGCGGTCGACTGCGCTGCAGAGGTCGAGAAGGTCGCCCGTGCCGCCCCCGGCGCCAAAGTGTTCTGCCGCATTCTCTATGACTGCGCAGGCGCCGAGTGGCCGCTGTCGCGCAAGTTCGGCTGCGACCCGGAAATGGCGGTCGAGGTGCTCGACCTCGCCAAGCGTCTGGGCCTGGAGCCGTGCGGCATCTCGTTCCATGTCGGCTCGCAGCAGCGCAAGGTGAAGGCGTGGGACCGTGCGCTGGCGATGGCCTCGACGGTGTTCCGGGACTGCGCCGAGCGCGGGATCAGCCTGTCCATGGTCAACATGGGCGGCGGATTCCCGACCAGGTACCTCAAGGACGTTCCTCCGGTCGTGCAGTACGGCCGGTCGATCTTCCGTGCGCTGCGCAAGCATTTCGGCAACCAGATCCCGGAAACCATCATCGAGCCGGGCCGCGGCATGGTCGGAAATGCAGGCATCATCGAGACCGAAGTCGTTCTTATTTCCAAGAAGAGCGACGAGGACGAGGTGCGCTGGGTGTATCTCGACATCGGCAAATTCGGCGGTCTCGCCGAGACGATGGACGAGTCGATCCGCTACGCCATCCGCACCCCGCATGACGGTGCGGACATGACGCCGTGCGTGCTCGCAGGACCGACCTGCGATAGCGCCGACGTGCTGTACGAGAAGATGCCGTATCCGCTTCCGGTGACGCTCGAGATCGGCGACAAGCTGCTGATCGAGGGCACCGGGGCCTATACGTCGACCTACTCGTCGGTGGCGTTCAACGGCATCCCGCCGCTGCGGACCTACCACATCTAA
- a CDS encoding GNAT family N-acetyltransferase — translation MTALRKTTIALKSDAAPFAIRAERASDVAAREALLDACFGDDRHMRTCQRLRDGRAPAEGLALSAVRQGRPVGSVRLWHVSAGGIPALMLGPLAVEASSRRLGVGAALMDHALAAAKARGHRAVILLGDAPYYARFGFSAAKTGELTLPGAFERERLLGLELREGALDGAWGMIAATGAPLLKPKAGRARKALLVPRVA, via the coding sequence ATGACTGCTTTGCGGAAGACCACGATTGCCCTCAAATCCGATGCCGCTCCGTTCGCGATCCGTGCGGAGCGAGCCTCGGACGTCGCCGCGCGTGAAGCGCTGCTGGATGCCTGCTTTGGCGACGACCGCCATATGCGCACCTGCCAGCGCCTGCGCGACGGACGCGCGCCCGCCGAAGGCCTTGCCTTGTCGGCCGTGCGCCAGGGCCGCCCGGTCGGATCCGTGCGGTTGTGGCACGTCAGCGCCGGGGGCATCCCGGCGCTCATGCTCGGCCCGCTGGCGGTGGAGGCTTCCTCCCGCCGGCTTGGCGTCGGGGCTGCGCTGATGGACCACGCGCTCGCGGCGGCGAAGGCGCGTGGCCATCGCGCGGTAATCCTGCTGGGCGACGCGCCCTACTACGCCCGCTTCGGCTTCTCGGCCGCGAAGACCGGCGAGCTGACGCTGCCGGGCGCCTTCGAGCGCGAGCGGCTGCTCGGCCTGGAGCTGCGCGAGGGCGCGCTCGACGGGGCCTGGGGCATGATCGCGGCGACCGGCGCGCCGTTGCTTAAACCCAAGGCAGGCCGGGCCAGGAAGGCGCTGCTCGTGCCGCGCGTGGCCTAA
- a CDS encoding acetoacetate decarboxylase: MKIDDVRRTAYSMPLTNPSFPRGPYRFFNREYFIITYRTDPEALAAVVPEPLEVAEPVVKYEFIRMPDSTGFGDYTETGQVIPVRFRGEDGAYVHSMYLDDEGPIAGGRELWGFPKKLASPKIAVESDVLVGTLHYGSVLCVSATMGYKHREVDHDTVLKGMKAPNFMLKIIPHVDGSPRICELVRYYLEDITLKEAWTGPAALGLFPHALADVARLPVREVVSALHFKSDLTLGLGTVAFDYMAK; the protein is encoded by the coding sequence ATGAAAATCGACGACGTCAGGCGAACTGCCTATTCGATGCCGCTGACCAACCCGTCATTCCCGCGGGGGCCGTATCGTTTCTTCAACCGCGAATATTTCATCATCACCTATCGCACCGATCCGGAAGCACTCGCCGCCGTGGTGCCGGAGCCGCTGGAGGTTGCCGAGCCGGTCGTGAAATACGAATTCATCCGCATGCCCGATTCAACGGGCTTCGGCGACTACACCGAAACCGGCCAGGTGATCCCGGTCCGATTCAGGGGCGAGGACGGCGCTTATGTCCACTCGATGTATCTCGACGACGAAGGGCCGATCGCCGGCGGCCGCGAGCTCTGGGGATTTCCCAAGAAACTGGCGTCGCCGAAAATTGCCGTCGAGAGCGACGTGCTGGTCGGAACGCTGCACTATGGCTCAGTGCTCTGCGTCAGCGCCACCATGGGCTACAAACACCGAGAGGTCGATCACGACACGGTGCTGAAGGGGATGAAGGCGCCGAACTTCATGCTCAAGATCATCCCGCATGTCGATGGCAGCCCGCGGATCTGCGAGCTGGTCCGGTACTATCTCGAAGACATCACCCTGAAAGAGGCGTGGACCGGCCCTGCCGCGCTCGGCCTGTTCCCGCATGCGCTCGCCGACGTGGCGCGGCTGCCGGTGCGCGAAGTGGTCTCCGCGCTGCATTTCAAGTCAGATCTGACGCTGGGTCTCGGGACGGTCGCGTTCGATTACATGGCGAAGTGA
- a CDS encoding ABC transporter ATP-binding protein: MALSLAIEGLDAGYGAVKALRGVTLHVEAGETVALLGTNGNGKSTLMKCIMGLVRPDRGRLSLSVDGRAHDLTKLSPEAIVDLGVALVPEGRRLFPKLTVTENLMLGAFRKSARSAIRQNLALAFETFPALQERRNQLAGTMSGGQQQMLAIARALMSSPHLLLIDEPSVGLSPLLVSQTITKIGELKQRVGLTVLMAEQNFNQAIRIADRGYIIVHGEIAVAAQSVDELKANDIVKRLYLGGVA; this comes from the coding sequence TTGGCACTTAGCCTTGCTATCGAGGGCCTCGATGCCGGCTACGGCGCCGTCAAGGCGCTGCGCGGCGTCACGCTCCATGTCGAGGCCGGCGAGACCGTTGCCTTGCTCGGCACCAACGGCAACGGCAAGAGCACGCTGATGAAGTGCATCATGGGCCTGGTCCGTCCGGATCGCGGCCGGCTGTCGCTTTCGGTCGACGGGCGGGCGCACGATCTGACCAAACTCTCGCCCGAGGCGATCGTCGATCTCGGCGTCGCGCTGGTGCCCGAGGGACGGCGGTTGTTTCCCAAGCTGACGGTGACGGAAAACCTGATGCTCGGCGCGTTCCGGAAATCGGCCCGCAGCGCCATCCGGCAGAATCTCGCGCTGGCGTTCGAGACTTTTCCCGCCCTGCAGGAGCGCCGCAACCAGCTCGCCGGCACCATGTCCGGTGGACAGCAGCAGATGCTGGCGATTGCGCGCGCGCTGATGTCCTCGCCGCACCTGTTGTTGATCGATGAACCCTCGGTCGGGCTGTCGCCGCTACTGGTGTCGCAGACGATTACCAAGATCGGTGAACTCAAGCAGCGCGTCGGCCTGACGGTGCTGATGGCGGAGCAGAATTTCAACCAGGCGATCCGGATCGCCGACCGCGGCTACATTATCGTGCACGGCGAGATCGCGGTGGCAGCGCAGTCGGTCGACGAGTTGAAGGCCAACGATATCGTCAAGCGGCTCTATCTCGGCGGCGTCGCCTGA
- a CDS encoding RidA family protein translates to MPRHLVSTGSPFEKAAGYSRAVLDGNMAFVSGTTGYDYTTMTMPADVTSQARNCFRTIEAALREGGFAMHDIVRATYYITNPADADALFAVCGEVLGQIRPAATLLVVAGLYRPEMKVEIEVTAKLRSD, encoded by the coding sequence ATGCCCCGCCATCTCGTCTCCACCGGCTCGCCCTTTGAAAAGGCCGCCGGCTACAGCCGCGCCGTCCTCGACGGCAACATGGCCTTCGTGTCCGGCACCACCGGCTACGACTACACGACCATGACGATGCCTGCGGATGTCACGAGCCAGGCACGGAACTGCTTTAGGACGATCGAGGCCGCGCTGAGGGAAGGCGGCTTTGCCATGCACGACATCGTCCGCGCCACCTATTACATCACCAATCCTGCGGACGCGGACGCCCTGTTCGCGGTCTGCGGTGAGGTGCTGGGCCAGATCAGGCCGGCCGCCACGCTGCTGGTGGTCGCCGGCCTCTACAGACCCGAGATGAAGGTCGAGATCGAAGTCACCGCCAAACTGCGTTCCGACTGA
- a CDS encoding M3 family metallopeptidase has protein sequence MSETQHAAAAPEAGANPLLQPWQTPFETPPFAEIEPEHFLPAFEQAFADHAAEIAAITHDPTLPDFANTITALERSGKLLSKVAAVFYDLVSAHSNPAILEIDKEVSLRMARHWNPIMMNAVLFGRIAMLHEKRAKLGLTAEQTRLLERTYTNFYRAGAGLDEAAKKRRAEINERLAQLGTSFSHHLLGDEQDWFMELGEDDRAGLPEAFVAAAKATAEERGMEGKAIVTLSRSSVEPFLKSSSRRDLREKVFKAFTARGDNGNANDNNATIVEILGLREEAARIMGFATYAAYRLEDSMAKTPEAVRSLLERVWKPARARALADRDALQALIAEEGGNFTLAPWDWRYYAEILRQRRANFDDAAIKPYLVLDHMIEAAFDCATRLFGITFSERKDIPVWHPDVRVWEVKDAAGQHKALFYGDYFARSSKRSGAWMTSLRDQQKLDGEIAPLIINVCNFAKGANGEPSLLSPDDARTLFHEFGHGLHGMLSNVTYPSLSGTAVFTDFVELPSQLYEHWQEQPQVLRQFAKHYQTGEPLPDDLLQRFLAARKFNQGFATVEFVSSALVDLEFHTQPTEASRDVAAFEKAELEKIGMPAEIALRHRPTQFGHIFSGDHYASGYYSYMWSEVMDADAFGAFEEAGDIFDPAVAKRLHDDIYSSGGSRDPEDAYVAFRGREPEPDALLRRRGLLETSEAA, from the coding sequence ATGTCAGAAACCCAGCACGCGGCAGCGGCTCCGGAAGCCGGAGCAAATCCGCTGCTCCAGCCGTGGCAGACGCCGTTCGAGACGCCGCCTTTCGCCGAGATCGAGCCGGAGCACTTCCTGCCTGCTTTCGAGCAGGCCTTTGCCGACCATGCCGCCGAGATCGCGGCGATCACCCATGATCCCACCCTGCCGGACTTCGCCAACACCATCACGGCGCTGGAGCGCTCCGGCAAGCTGCTCTCCAAGGTCGCAGCCGTGTTCTACGACCTGGTCTCGGCGCACTCCAATCCGGCGATTCTGGAGATCGACAAGGAAGTCTCCTTGCGGATGGCGCGGCACTGGAACCCGATCATGATGAACGCGGTGCTGTTCGGCCGTATCGCGATGCTGCACGAGAAGCGCGCCAAGCTCGGCCTGACGGCTGAACAGACGCGGCTTCTGGAGCGCACCTATACCAATTTCTACCGCGCCGGCGCCGGCCTCGACGAGGCTGCCAAGAAGCGGCGGGCCGAGATCAACGAGCGGCTGGCCCAGCTCGGCACCTCGTTCAGCCACCATCTGCTCGGCGACGAGCAGGACTGGTTCATGGAGCTCGGCGAGGACGATCGCGCCGGCCTCCCCGAGGCGTTCGTCGCCGCGGCAAAGGCGACCGCCGAAGAGCGGGGCATGGAAGGCAAGGCGATCGTGACGCTGTCGCGCTCCTCGGTCGAGCCGTTCCTGAAGAGCTCGTCGCGCCGCGACCTGCGCGAGAAGGTCTTCAAGGCCTTCACCGCGCGCGGCGACAATGGCAACGCCAACGACAACAACGCCACCATCGTGGAGATCCTTGGCCTCCGCGAGGAGGCCGCCAGGATCATGGGCTTTGCGACCTACGCCGCCTACCGGCTGGAGGATTCCATGGCCAAGACGCCGGAGGCCGTGCGCAGCCTCCTGGAGCGGGTCTGGAAGCCGGCCCGGGCGCGGGCGCTGGCCGACCGCGACGCGCTGCAGGCCCTGATCGCCGAGGAGGGCGGCAATTTCACGCTCGCCCCGTGGGACTGGCGCTACTACGCCGAGATCCTGCGGCAGCGCCGCGCCAATTTCGACGACGCCGCGATCAAGCCCTATCTCGTGCTCGACCACATGATCGAGGCCGCCTTCGACTGCGCCACCCGCCTGTTCGGGATCACCTTCTCGGAGCGGAAAGACATCCCGGTCTGGCATCCGGACGTCCGGGTGTGGGAGGTCAAGGACGCCGCCGGCCAGCACAAGGCGCTGTTCTACGGCGATTACTTCGCCAGGTCCTCAAAACGCTCCGGCGCCTGGATGACCTCGCTGCGCGACCAGCAGAAGCTCGACGGCGAGATCGCCCCGCTGATCATTAATGTCTGCAACTTCGCCAAGGGCGCCAATGGTGAGCCGTCGCTGCTGTCGCCGGACGATGCCCGCACCCTGTTCCACGAGTTCGGTCACGGCCTGCACGGCATGCTGTCCAACGTGACCTATCCTTCGCTGTCGGGGACAGCCGTCTTCACCGATTTCGTCGAACTGCCGTCCCAGCTCTACGAGCACTGGCAGGAGCAGCCGCAGGTGCTGCGGCAGTTCGCAAAGCACTACCAGACCGGCGAGCCGCTGCCGGACGACCTGCTGCAGCGTTTCCTCGCCGCCCGAAAATTCAACCAGGGCTTTGCCACCGTGGAGTTCGTCTCCTCGGCGCTGGTCGACCTCGAATTCCACACCCAGCCGACGGAGGCCAGCCGCGACGTTGCCGCGTTCGAGAAGGCGGAGCTGGAAAAGATCGGCATGCCCGCGGAAATCGCGTTGCGGCACCGGCCCACGCAATTCGGCCATATCTTCTCCGGCGATCACTATGCGTCCGGCTATTACAGCTACATGTGGTCCGAGGTGATGGACGCCGACGCGTTCGGCGCCTTTGAGGAGGCCGGTGACATCTTCGATCCCGCCGTGGCAAAACGCCTGCACGACGACATCTATTCGTCGGGCGGCTCGCGCGACCCGGAGGACGCCTATGTCGCCTTCCGCGGCCGCGAGCCGGAGCCGGATGCGCTGCTCCGCCGGCGCGGCTTGCTGGAAACATCGGAGGCCGCCTGA